CCGGAAGCGAATGCAGTCGTGGTATTTACAGCAGACAGCAAGGTGAGCCGTTGGAAAAACCCACGAACACTGCTAGAGCGTTTCGTCTTGCCAGCCGTATCCTCCCTCAACTTGGAACGTTCCTAAAATGAGCTACATGTGCTTATTGAATATAGGGGGCTAAACAATCATGAAAGTCTCAGCACCGAAAATTCTAATTTTATACGCCAGCTACGGGGAAGGCCATGTGCAGGCCGCTCGGGCAATCATGGATAGTCTGCGAAGACTCGGACATTGCGAGGTACAACTACTCGACCTGATGGCTGAATCTCATCCATGGTTGAATGGGCTGACCAAATTTGTATATATGCAAAGTTTCAAAACCATTCCACAACTTTACGGCTGGGTCTATAACATCACGCGCGGTATGCAGGCTAAATCAGCCTTTGGCCATGTGTTGCATTCATTCGGAATGCGTCAACTTGCTCTCACACTGAAAAAGGAGTTGCCGGACCTCGTGATCCATACGTTCCCGCAGCTCGCTCTCCCAGCGTTACGCCGCAAAATGGGAATGAATTTGCCTATTGTCAACGTGGTTACAGACTTTGACCTGCATGGGCGCTGGCTACATCCCGATATTGACCGCTACTATGTAGCTACTGAGGATCTGCAGCAGGAGGCCGCACAGCGGGGAATACCTATCGAACGTATTGCCGCGACTGGAATTCCGATTCACGCTTCTTTTTATAACCTATCTGTCAACGAACCCCCTGATCAGCAACAGGTAATCCCACCGTTACAGGCTGAGACGACCACGCTGCTCATTATGGCAGGTGCGTATGGTGTGTTATCCGGCATACTGGATATCTGTCATCATTTAAGCCAGCTGCCGCAGCTTCGACTGCTGATCGTCTGCGGACGCAATCAGCAGCTGAAAGCAGAATTGGATGCGCTGTATGCAGACCACCCCGACATCTACACCTACGGATTTGTGGACTACGTTCCAGCACTTATGCGAGCAAGCAGTCTGGTGATTACAAAGCCCGGCGGTATCACACTCTCGGAAAGCATCGCATCGGGTTTGCCTATCCTGGTGTTCAAACCCGTA
This window of the Paenibacillus polymyxa genome carries:
- a CDS encoding MGDG synthase family glycosyltransferase, whose protein sequence is MKVSAPKILILYASYGEGHVQAARAIMDSLRRLGHCEVQLLDLMAESHPWLNGLTKFVYMQSFKTIPQLYGWVYNITRGMQAKSAFGHVLHSFGMRQLALTLKKELPDLVIHTFPQLALPALRRKMGMNLPIVNVVTDFDLHGRWLHPDIDRYYVATEDLQQEAAQRGIPIERIAATGIPIHASFYNLSVNEPPDQQQVIPPLQAETTTLLIMAGAYGVLSGILDICHHLSQLPQLRLLIVCGRNQQLKAELDALYADHPDIYTYGFVDYVPALMRASSLVITKPGGITLSESIASGLPILVFKPVPGQELNNALYLQQKGAARIARTTEELIQHCLDLISTPSLAKEMKQAIELLRKPHPADQIAEDILQQLVDKRTSVRTN